In Aquimarina sp. TRL1, a single window of DNA contains:
- a CDS encoding AraC family transcriptional regulator, with product MQLSNQLLFFFSALGAFNGILLGIYFIVYARPKKIANYFLGVLLLSLSIRIGKSIFYYFNPELAKIYLQIGLSACFLIGPSLFFYVKSMLNNGATKIYWGYHFTPILLLIILMGILYPYETYPRPWQTYIFKIIYLQWLLYIIATGYILRHTFYSFLKNTRKSIDIWIISIYIGNILIWVAYNTTSYTSYIAGALSFSFIIYLFLLLTFFYRKKQSVITRSPFIKYADKKISNKEASILLEKLACLMTEEQLYKDANLKLPEVAKKLHIIPHKLSQLINDNAEKSFSSYINEYRIKEATHLLEHQPKLTIEAIGYECGFNSKSTFYATFKKITGMTPASFRKNLAP from the coding sequence ATGCAATTGAGTAATCAATTACTATTTTTCTTTAGTGCCCTTGGGGCATTTAACGGAATATTATTAGGTATTTATTTTATTGTATATGCCAGACCTAAAAAAATAGCTAACTATTTTTTAGGAGTTTTGTTACTCAGTCTCAGTATTAGGATTGGCAAGTCTATTTTTTATTATTTCAATCCCGAATTAGCCAAAATATATTTGCAAATAGGCTTATCGGCATGTTTCCTTATCGGACCTTCTTTATTTTTTTATGTCAAATCCATGCTTAACAATGGGGCTACCAAAATATATTGGGGATATCATTTTACCCCCATTTTGCTACTAATTATTCTTATGGGAATTCTATATCCATACGAGACATACCCTCGCCCATGGCAGACATATATATTCAAAATCATCTATTTGCAATGGCTGTTATATATTATTGCCACAGGATACATTTTAAGACATACTTTTTATTCTTTTCTCAAAAATACCCGAAAAAGTATTGATATTTGGATCATTAGTATTTACATTGGTAACATCCTTATCTGGGTTGCTTATAACACAACATCATACACTTCGTATATAGCAGGCGCTTTGTCTTTTTCTTTTATTATATACCTGTTTTTATTACTGACCTTTTTCTATAGAAAAAAACAATCTGTAATTACCAGGTCTCCTTTTATTAAATATGCTGATAAAAAAATAAGCAATAAAGAAGCTTCTATATTATTAGAAAAATTAGCGTGTCTTATGACTGAGGAGCAACTCTATAAAGATGCGAATTTAAAGCTTCCAGAAGTAGCAAAAAAACTACATATTATTCCTCATAAATTATCTCAATTAATCAATGATAATGCAGAAAAATCCTTCTCTTCGTATATCAATGAATACAGAATAAAGGAAGCAACACACCTATTAGAACATCAACCTAAACTGACAATAGAAGCTATTGGATATGAATGCGGCTTTAATTCCAAATCTACGTTTTATGCTACGTTTAAGAAAATAACCGGAATGACACCTGCCTCTTTTAGAAAAAACTTAGCCCCTTAA
- a CDS encoding ABC-F family ATP-binding cassette domain-containing protein, whose protein sequence is MNYVSVENIAKAFGERVLFENISFGINEGQKIGFVAKNGTGKTSLLNIVAAGELPDKGQVVYRKNLKVAFLSQEPDLNPELTIEQTIFAADNDILKVINNYENALKNPDDQEGYQKAFEQMDALNAWDFETQYKQVLFKLKLEQLDRKVGLLSGGQKKRLALANILLSKPDLLYLDEPTNHLDLEMIEWLEEYFAKENFTLFMVTHDRYFLENVCNEIVELENGKLYSYKGNYAYYLDNKEARIANEDIATEKAKQLYKKELEWMRRQPKARTTKSKSRIDDFFEIKKRAHQRRNDHQIQLEINMERLGSKILELHKVSKKFGDLVILDQFEYVFKKGERIGIIGKNGTGKSTFLNMLTGTLPPDQGKIIVGDTVKYGYYTQKGINIKEGQKVIDVIREFGDYIPLKKGRQISAQQLLERFLFDRKKQYDFVEKLSGGERKRLYLCTVLIQNPNFLILDEPTNDLDIVTLNVLENFLLDFPGCLIVVSHDRYFMDKIVDHLFVFRGQGIVQDFPGNYTDYRVYENSKSPEQPSKEEIKTPKTKNNWKKDANSKLSYNEQKEYNRIERDLKKLELQKKEIENKFLEEHLDTDTIRKESEKLKVIINDIEEKEMRWLELSEKMDL, encoded by the coding sequence GTGAATTACGTATCAGTAGAAAATATAGCAAAAGCATTTGGCGAACGTGTCTTATTTGAGAATATATCCTTTGGTATTAACGAAGGGCAAAAAATAGGTTTTGTCGCTAAAAACGGAACTGGAAAAACCTCCTTACTCAATATAGTTGCCGCAGGAGAATTGCCTGATAAAGGACAAGTCGTCTACAGAAAAAATCTAAAAGTTGCTTTTTTATCTCAGGAACCAGACCTCAACCCTGAATTAACTATTGAGCAAACCATATTTGCTGCAGACAATGACATTCTCAAAGTAATCAACAATTATGAAAATGCATTAAAAAACCCAGACGATCAGGAAGGATATCAAAAAGCTTTCGAACAGATGGATGCATTAAACGCCTGGGATTTTGAAACTCAATATAAGCAGGTACTTTTCAAATTAAAACTCGAACAATTAGACCGGAAAGTAGGTCTCTTATCCGGAGGACAAAAAAAGAGATTAGCACTAGCTAATATTCTACTGAGCAAGCCTGATCTCTTATATTTGGATGAACCTACCAACCATCTTGATCTGGAAATGATCGAATGGCTCGAAGAGTATTTTGCCAAAGAAAATTTCACCTTATTTATGGTGACTCATGATCGCTATTTCCTGGAAAATGTTTGTAATGAAATTGTAGAATTAGAAAACGGAAAACTATACAGCTACAAAGGAAACTACGCTTATTATCTGGACAATAAAGAAGCCAGAATAGCGAATGAAGACATTGCTACAGAAAAAGCAAAGCAACTATATAAAAAAGAACTGGAATGGATGCGTCGTCAGCCCAAAGCCAGAACTACCAAATCCAAATCCAGAATTGATGATTTTTTCGAGATAAAAAAACGAGCACATCAACGAAGAAATGATCATCAAATTCAATTAGAAATTAACATGGAACGTCTGGGAAGTAAAATCCTTGAACTTCATAAAGTTTCTAAAAAATTTGGAGATCTTGTTATTTTAGACCAATTCGAATATGTTTTCAAAAAAGGAGAGCGCATTGGAATTATTGGTAAAAACGGAACTGGGAAATCCACCTTTCTCAATATGCTTACCGGGACTCTCCCTCCTGATCAGGGAAAAATAATCGTAGGGGATACGGTAAAGTACGGATACTATACCCAAAAAGGAATCAACATCAAAGAAGGTCAAAAAGTAATTGATGTCATCCGAGAGTTTGGGGATTATATCCCTTTGAAAAAAGGACGACAGATATCAGCACAACAATTATTAGAGCGATTCCTTTTTGACAGAAAAAAGCAATATGATTTCGTCGAAAAACTAAGTGGTGGTGAACGCAAAAGACTCTATCTATGTACTGTCTTGATTCAAAATCCGAATTTTCTGATTTTGGATGAACCAACAAACGATTTGGACATTGTTACTCTTAATGTATTAGAAAACTTCTTACTGGATTTTCCCGGATGCCTGATTGTGGTATCACATGATCGCTATTTCATGGATAAGATTGTCGATCACTTATTCGTCTTCAGAGGTCAAGGGATTGTTCAGGATTTCCCAGGGAACTATACCGATTACAGAGTTTATGAAAATAGTAAATCCCCGGAGCAACCTTCTAAAGAAGAAATAAAAACTCCAAAAACAAAAAACAACTGGAAGAAAGATGCAAACTCCAAGTTGTCCTATAACGAACAAAAAGAATACAACAGAATAGAAAGAGATTTAAAAAAGTTAGAACTTCAGAAAAAGGAAATAGAAAATAAGTTTCTGGAAGAACACCTGGATACCGATACCATTCGCAAAGAATCTGAAAAACTAAAAGTAATCATCAATGATATTGAAGAGAAAGAAATGAGATGGTTAGAACTATCAGAAAAAATGGATTTATAA
- the lnt gene encoding apolipoprotein N-acyltransferase, producing the protein MKKILLAILSGVLLTISWPTYGFPIFLFFGFVPLLLAEYQLRTANMKKAKIFGLSFLSFFIWNIATTWWIYNSTALGMWIAVITNSLLMSTVILIYHGVAKKTTFTVSTLFLICLWMSFEYMHLHWEFSWPWLNLGNGFADFISWIQWYEYTGTFGGTLWVWILNISIFKSILLFQKYQEKTILYRAAVKNGLLIILPLSISLLIFYTYEEKGEDIELVVLQPNINPYTEKYNTTDQKIGALLHKLATEKITDSTDAVIAPETVFADNNKLKRFSYSIAKNTGQKIIENSKKTHFLGGISMYDRFRDPRRVHSQTNIIRENDFYDDYNSAFWVRPDGATELYHKTKLVVGVENFPYQSILKPIVGDAMIDLGGTVAKKTTQKEREVFFTKDSLGIAPIICYESIYGEFITGYVRNQANILAIITNDAWWGNTEGHRQHLAYAKLRAVETRRSIARSANTGISAFINQKGIVLDSLSYEKQGALRGVIKTNNEVTFYAKTGNFIPRIGLFLTLFIFLFSVTRRKKPLNI; encoded by the coding sequence GTGAAAAAGATTCTTTTAGCAATTCTATCCGGTGTATTACTGACAATCAGCTGGCCAACCTATGGTTTTCCTATTTTCTTATTTTTCGGCTTCGTTCCTTTACTACTTGCTGAGTATCAGCTACGGACTGCCAACATGAAAAAAGCAAAAATATTCGGACTTTCCTTTTTATCCTTCTTTATCTGGAATATAGCAACAACCTGGTGGATCTATAATTCGACTGCCCTTGGTATGTGGATTGCTGTCATCACCAATAGTTTACTGATGTCCACTGTTATCCTTATATATCACGGTGTAGCAAAAAAAACAACCTTTACAGTAAGTACCTTGTTTTTAATTTGCCTATGGATGAGTTTTGAGTACATGCATTTACACTGGGAATTCTCCTGGCCATGGCTTAATCTGGGAAATGGTTTTGCAGACTTCATCTCCTGGATACAATGGTATGAATACACAGGTACTTTTGGAGGCACTCTATGGGTATGGATTCTCAACATCAGTATTTTTAAAAGCATCCTCTTATTTCAGAAATATCAGGAAAAAACCATTTTGTATCGAGCTGCTGTAAAAAACGGACTACTCATCATACTCCCTCTAAGCATTTCACTTCTTATCTTCTACACATATGAAGAGAAAGGAGAAGATATTGAGCTAGTGGTTTTACAACCAAATATTAATCCTTATACCGAAAAATACAATACAACCGATCAAAAAATAGGTGCTTTATTGCACAAGTTAGCTACAGAAAAAATTACAGATAGTACTGATGCTGTTATCGCCCCTGAAACGGTATTTGCAGATAATAATAAACTCAAAAGGTTTTCTTATTCTATTGCCAAAAATACAGGACAGAAAATTATTGAAAATAGCAAAAAAACGCATTTTTTGGGAGGAATATCTATGTACGATCGCTTTAGAGATCCCCGTAGAGTTCATTCTCAGACAAACATTATTAGAGAAAACGATTTTTATGACGACTACAATTCTGCCTTTTGGGTTCGCCCAGATGGCGCTACAGAATTGTATCATAAAACAAAATTAGTAGTAGGGGTCGAAAATTTCCCGTATCAAAGTATTCTGAAACCAATTGTAGGGGATGCAATGATTGATCTTGGAGGAACTGTAGCAAAAAAAACTACCCAAAAAGAAAGAGAGGTCTTTTTTACCAAAGATAGTCTTGGTATTGCTCCAATTATTTGCTACGAAAGTATCTATGGAGAATTTATTACTGGCTATGTAAGAAATCAGGCTAACATTCTGGCAATTATCACCAATGATGCCTGGTGGGGCAATACTGAAGGACATCGTCAACACCTGGCATATGCCAAATTAAGAGCTGTAGAAACCAGAAGAAGCATTGCCAGAAGTGCTAATACTGGAATTTCTGCTTTCATCAACCAAAAAGGAATTGTTCTAGACTCCTTATCATATGAAAAACAGGGTGCCCTAAGAGGTGTCATCAAAACAAATAACGAGGTAACATTCTATGCTAAAACCGGAAACTTTATTCCCAGGATTGGATTGTTTCTTACACTATTTATATTTCTCTTTTCTGTCACGCGAAGAAAAAAACCGCTAAACATCTAA
- a CDS encoding phosphatidylcholine/phosphatidylserine synthase gives MWLKKQVPNGITLLNLLSGSIAVIFAVQGHLEYAAFFAMLGIFFDFFDGLAARLLNAQSALGLQLDSLADMVTSGVVPGIVMYQLLTKVFGKPFYVTPPTWNTNQVFASIDASYFSLLGLLVVLASAYRLAKFNIDTRQTTSFIGLPTPANTLLIISLPLILKFQHEGWVVAIILNKWFLIALTLVSCYLLNAEIPLFALKFKTWNIQDNKIRYAFLVLTIGFIVWLKFLSIPCIILLYVIMSLLVKTGDR, from the coding sequence ATGTGGTTAAAAAAACAAGTTCCTAATGGTATTACATTGCTCAATTTATTGAGCGGTTCCATAGCAGTTATTTTTGCTGTTCAGGGGCACCTGGAATATGCAGCTTTTTTTGCGATGCTTGGGATATTCTTTGATTTTTTTGACGGGCTTGCTGCAAGATTACTCAATGCGCAGAGTGCTTTAGGATTACAATTAGATTCTTTGGCTGATATGGTCACCAGTGGAGTTGTACCGGGAATTGTGATGTATCAGTTATTAACTAAAGTATTTGGCAAACCTTTTTATGTAACACCTCCAACCTGGAATACAAATCAGGTATTTGCCAGTATAGATGCATCCTATTTTTCTTTACTGGGGTTGCTTGTTGTTTTGGCATCGGCATATCGATTGGCTAAATTTAATATTGATACGAGACAAACGACCTCTTTTATTGGGTTGCCTACTCCGGCAAATACGCTGTTGATCATTAGTTTACCTTTGATACTGAAATTTCAACATGAGGGATGGGTTGTTGCTATAATTCTTAATAAGTGGTTTTTGATAGCATTGACGTTGGTGAGTTGCTATTTGCTCAATGCAGAAATTCCTCTGTTTGCACTTAAGTTCAAAACGTGGAATATACAGGACAATAAAATCAGGTATGCATTTTTGGTGCTTACTATCGGTTTCATTGTCTGGTTGAAGTTTTTATCCATTCCCTGTATAATCCTTCTGTATGTAATCATGTCGCTGTTAGTCAAAACAGGTGACCGTTAA
- the lptB gene encoding LPS export ABC transporter ATP-binding protein, translating into MKLKADNLIKSYKGRKVVKGISLEVNQGEIVGLLGPNGAGKTTSFYMIVGLVKPNSGKISLDSTDITKFPMYKRAQNGIGYLAQEASVFRKLSIEDNILSVLQLTKLSKKEQLHKMESLIDEFSLGHIRKNRGDLLSGGERRRTEIARALATDPKFILLDEPFAGVDPVAVEDIQRIVAQLKNKNIGILITDHNVQETLAITDHTYLMFEGSILKAGVPEELAEDEMVRKVYLGQNFELRKKKLDF; encoded by the coding sequence ATGAAATTAAAAGCCGATAATTTAATCAAATCATACAAAGGTCGAAAAGTAGTAAAAGGAATCTCTCTGGAAGTCAACCAAGGAGAAATTGTAGGACTACTAGGTCCCAATGGAGCAGGAAAAACAACTTCTTTTTATATGATTGTAGGGTTGGTAAAACCCAATAGTGGGAAAATTTCTCTGGATAGCACAGACATTACCAAATTCCCTATGTATAAAAGAGCGCAGAATGGAATCGGATATCTTGCACAAGAAGCATCTGTTTTTAGAAAACTAAGTATAGAAGATAATATCCTTAGCGTATTACAATTGACTAAACTCTCTAAAAAAGAGCAGTTGCACAAAATGGAATCTCTAATAGATGAATTCAGTCTCGGGCATATCAGAAAAAACAGAGGTGATCTATTAAGCGGAGGAGAACGAAGAAGAACAGAGATTGCTCGGGCATTAGCTACAGATCCCAAATTTATTCTTCTAGATGAACCCTTTGCCGGAGTAGATCCCGTTGCGGTAGAAGATATTCAGCGTATTGTAGCACAATTAAAAAACAAAAACATAGGTATTCTAATTACTGATCACAATGTACAGGAAACCCTAGCCATCACAGATCACACTTACCTTATGTTTGAAGGAAGTATTCTCAAGGCTGGAGTACCAGAAGAATTAGCCGAAGATGAAATGGTTAGAAAAGTATACCTCGGACAAAACTTTGAACTTAGAAAAAAGAAACTGGACTTCTAG
- a CDS encoding carboxymuconolactone decarboxylase family protein, whose product MSDIVDEFNAYREKMNSRILEDNNKIIKRIFNLDTNAYMPGALDVKTKELLGLVASAVLRCDDCVKYHLETSYKEGLSKEEVMEALSIATLVGGTIVIPHLRKAYEFWDALEKKEASS is encoded by the coding sequence ATGAGCGATATTGTAGATGAATTTAATGCATACCGAGAAAAAATGAATTCTCGTATTCTCGAGGACAACAATAAAATTATCAAGCGTATTTTTAATCTGGACACCAATGCCTATATGCCCGGAGCACTGGATGTAAAGACAAAAGAACTTTTAGGGTTAGTCGCCTCTGCGGTTCTTCGCTGTGATGACTGTGTCAAATATCATCTCGAAACTTCTTATAAAGAAGGTTTATCCAAAGAAGAAGTAATGGAAGCATTAAGCATTGCTACATTGGTAGGGGGAACCATCGTTATTCCACATCTGAGAAAAGCATATGAATTCTGGGATGCATTAGAAAAGAAAGAAGCCTCTTCATAA
- the tatC gene encoding twin-arginine translocase subunit TatC, producing MSFLDHLEDLRWHLIRATAAVLIAGIIAFIAKEFIFDVIVFGPKKADFPTYKGLCKISKLLGLDESLCFKELPFSVQSRKVAGQFSVHIWTSITAGFIIAFPYVLYQFWKFVAPAMYDNERKHSRGFIIVCSALFFTGALFGYYIITPLSINFLGGYQVSKEVINEFDIDSYIALLRASVLACGLIFELPVIMYFLAKVGLVTPEFLRKYRKYALVIVLILSAIITPPDIASQIIVAIPVLILYEASIYITKMVIKKEKNTSLTTR from the coding sequence ATGTCTTTTCTGGATCATTTAGAGGATTTGCGATGGCATTTAATCAGAGCTACTGCTGCTGTGCTCATAGCAGGTATTATTGCCTTTATTGCCAAAGAGTTTATTTTTGACGTTATTGTTTTCGGTCCCAAAAAAGCGGACTTCCCTACATATAAAGGACTTTGCAAAATTTCTAAGCTATTAGGATTAGACGAAAGCTTGTGTTTCAAGGAGCTTCCTTTTAGTGTTCAGAGTCGAAAAGTAGCCGGGCAATTTTCCGTACATATATGGACTTCTATCACTGCTGGATTTATTATTGCCTTTCCGTATGTACTTTATCAGTTTTGGAAATTTGTCGCTCCAGCTATGTATGACAATGAACGCAAACACTCCCGAGGGTTTATAATCGTATGCTCTGCCTTATTTTTTACGGGAGCACTTTTTGGGTACTATATCATCACTCCATTATCTATTAATTTCCTAGGAGGGTATCAGGTTAGTAAAGAAGTAATTAATGAATTTGATATTGACAGTTATATTGCTTTATTACGTGCTTCTGTCCTCGCCTGTGGACTCATATTTGAGTTACCAGTTATTATGTATTTCCTGGCTAAAGTCGGATTAGTAACTCCAGAGTTCCTAAGAAAATATAGGAAATATGCCCTGGTAATTGTCCTTATATTATCCGCTATTATCACACCTCCTGACATTGCGAGTCAGATTATTGTAGCAATCCCAGTATTGATATTATACGAAGCGAGTATCTATATAACCAAGATGGTTATCAAAAAAGAAAAAAACACCTCTCTAACAACAAGATAA
- a CDS encoding SIS domain-containing protein → MNTQDTIISFAKKTISEEAQAISNLESLIDNEFSEAVQNIHNSQGRVIITGIGKSAIIASKIVATMNSTGTPAVFMHAADAIHGDLGNILKDDIVICISKSGNTPEIKVLVPLIQNFGNKLIAITSNKQSFLGEHADYVLHAYVEKEACPNNLAPTTSTTAQLVMGDALAVCLLNLKGFSSKDFAKYHPGGTLGKKLYLRVSDITAGNEKPQVSHDANVNSIIVEMTEKRLGATAVTDNGKIIGIITDGDLRRMLTNNSSFEGLTASQIMSPSPKCINDDAMAIDALEQLEEFGISHLLSEKDGTYRGIVHIHDLMREGIL, encoded by the coding sequence TTGAATACGCAGGACACTATAATTTCATTTGCCAAAAAAACCATTTCTGAAGAAGCTCAAGCCATTTCTAACCTGGAAAGTCTGATTGACAACGAGTTCTCTGAAGCGGTTCAGAATATACACAATTCTCAAGGGAGAGTTATCATTACCGGAATTGGTAAAAGTGCCATTATCGCTTCTAAAATAGTTGCTACAATGAACTCCACAGGAACCCCTGCGGTATTTATGCACGCTGCAGACGCCATCCACGGTGACCTGGGAAACATCCTTAAAGATGACATTGTTATTTGCATCTCTAAAAGCGGTAATACCCCTGAAATAAAAGTGCTGGTTCCCTTAATTCAAAACTTTGGAAACAAGTTAATCGCTATCACTTCTAACAAACAATCTTTTCTGGGAGAACATGCCGACTATGTACTACACGCATATGTAGAAAAAGAAGCTTGCCCTAATAACCTGGCTCCCACAACCAGTACGACTGCACAACTTGTAATGGGAGATGCCCTGGCTGTTTGCTTATTAAATCTCAAAGGGTTTTCCAGTAAGGATTTTGCTAAATATCACCCGGGAGGTACTCTGGGGAAGAAATTATATCTACGTGTAAGCGATATTACTGCTGGAAATGAGAAACCACAGGTATCTCATGATGCCAATGTCAATAGTATTATTGTAGAGATGACAGAAAAAAGATTAGGAGCTACTGCAGTTACTGACAATGGAAAAATCATTGGAATTATTACTGATGGAGACCTTCGTAGAATGCTGACAAACAACAGTTCTTTTGAAGGACTAACAGCTAGTCAAATCATGTCTCCTTCTCCTAAATGCATCAATGATGATGCAATGGCGATTGATGCATTAGAACAACTGGAAGAATTTGGGATTTCTCACTTGCTATCAGAAAAAGACGGAACCTATCGTGGAATTGTTCATATTCATGATCTGATGAGAGAGGGTATCTTATAA
- the recQ gene encoding DNA helicase RecQ, protein MSMSENDLQGALKKHFGFSQFRGLQEKVIRSILDKENTFVIMPTGGGKSLCYQLPAIMSDGTAIVVSPLIALMKNQVDAIRSISSEFGIAHVLNSSLNKSEIKRVKDDIVNGVTKLLYVAPESLTKEEYVDFLKEQNISFLAVDEAHCISEWGHDFRPEYRNLRNIIKRIGEEIPIIGLTATATPKVQEDILKNLGIHNAKTFKASFNRPNLYYEIRPKTKNVDADIIRFVKQNSGKSGIVYCLSRKRVEELAQTLEVNGVKAVPYHAGLDAKTRAKHQDMFLMEDTDVVVATIAFGMGIDKPDVRFVIHHDIPKSIESYYQETGRAGRDGGEGHCLAYYSYKDIEKLEKFMSGKPVAEQEIGHALLQEMVAFAETSISRRKFILHYFGEEFDEVNGEGADMDDNVRNPKKKNEAKEEVKTLLEVVEKTGEIYKSKEVVNTLIGKSNALIISHKTHEQGFFGSGKSKDDKYWMALIRQVLVAGYLRKDIETYGIIKVTDAGKEFVKGAESFMMTEDHIYDQAADDTVITTAKALNKGGSGDAKLVEILKDLRKKVAKKLGVPPFVVFQDPSLEDMALKYPISISELANVHGVGEGKAKKYGKEFVALIEKYVEENDIMRPDDFVVKSTGANSGLKLYIIQNVDRKLPLDDIAGAKGMEMDDFIKEMEAIVYSGTKLNIDYWIDEILDEDQQEEIHEYFLEAENDKIDDALDEFDGDYDDEELRLYRIKFISEVAN, encoded by the coding sequence ATGAGTATGAGTGAAAATGACTTACAGGGAGCTTTAAAAAAGCACTTTGGCTTTAGTCAATTTAGAGGATTGCAAGAGAAGGTAATTAGAAGTATTCTGGATAAAGAGAATACATTTGTAATTATGCCTACAGGAGGAGGGAAGTCTCTCTGCTATCAATTACCTGCTATAATGAGTGATGGAACAGCCATTGTCGTTTCTCCTCTTATTGCTTTAATGAAAAATCAGGTAGATGCAATACGAAGTATTTCTTCAGAGTTTGGTATTGCACATGTTTTAAATTCATCATTAAATAAGTCTGAAATAAAAAGAGTGAAAGATGATATTGTCAATGGAGTAACCAAATTGCTTTATGTGGCACCGGAATCTTTGACAAAAGAAGAATATGTAGATTTTCTCAAAGAACAGAACATCTCATTTCTGGCAGTAGATGAAGCTCATTGTATTAGTGAGTGGGGACATGATTTTAGACCTGAGTACAGAAACCTTAGAAATATTATAAAGCGAATAGGGGAAGAAATTCCTATTATTGGCTTAACTGCGACAGCAACCCCCAAGGTGCAGGAGGATATTTTAAAGAATCTGGGAATTCATAATGCTAAAACATTTAAAGCCTCCTTTAACAGACCAAATCTATACTATGAAATCCGCCCGAAGACCAAGAATGTAGATGCTGATATTATTCGTTTTGTAAAACAAAATAGTGGTAAAAGTGGTATTGTTTATTGTCTGAGTAGAAAACGGGTAGAAGAACTGGCGCAGACCCTTGAAGTGAATGGGGTGAAAGCGGTTCCCTATCATGCAGGATTAGATGCCAAAACCAGGGCGAAACATCAGGATATGTTTCTGATGGAAGATACGGATGTTGTTGTGGCAACCATCGCCTTTGGAATGGGGATTGATAAACCAGATGTGCGATTTGTAATTCATCACGATATCCCAAAAAGCATCGAGAGCTATTATCAGGAAACTGGTCGTGCAGGAAGAGATGGAGGAGAAGGACATTGTCTGGCCTATTATTCGTATAAGGATATAGAGAAGCTAGAGAAGTTTATGAGTGGGAAACCTGTAGCGGAACAAGAAATAGGTCATGCACTCTTACAGGAAATGGTTGCTTTTGCAGAAACTTCAATTTCCCGAAGAAAGTTTATCCTTCATTATTTTGGAGAAGAATTTGATGAAGTGAATGGAGAAGGAGCTGATATGGATGATAATGTTCGTAATCCGAAGAAAAAGAATGAAGCAAAAGAAGAAGTAAAGACCTTATTGGAGGTTGTAGAAAAAACAGGAGAAATTTATAAATCTAAAGAGGTTGTGAATACCTTGATAGGGAAGAGTAATGCTCTGATTATCTCTCATAAAACGCATGAACAAGGCTTTTTTGGTTCTGGAAAATCCAAAGATGATAAATATTGGATGGCACTGATACGCCAGGTACTGGTAGCAGGTTATTTGAGAAAAGATATTGAAACATACGGAATTATTAAGGTTACTGATGCAGGGAAAGAATTCGTCAAGGGAGCTGAAAGTTTTATGATGACAGAAGATCATATTTATGATCAGGCAGCAGATGATACTGTAATTACTACGGCAAAAGCACTTAATAAAGGAGGAAGCGGAGATGCAAAATTAGTGGAGATTCTCAAAGATCTAAGAAAGAAAGTAGCAAAGAAGTTAGGAGTCCCGCCATTTGTAGTTTTTCAAGACCCTTCTCTGGAAGATATGGCATTGAAATACCCTATTTCTATCAGTGAATTGGCGAATGTTCATGGAGTAGGAGAAGGAAAAGCGAAGAAATATGGGAAAGAGTTTGTAGCTCTTATTGAAAAGTATGTCGAAGAGAATGATATAATGCGCCCGGATGATTTTGTGGTAAAAAGCACCGGAGCGAATAGCGGATTAAAACTGTATATTATCCAGAATGTGGATAGGAAGTTGCCATTGGATGATATTGCTGGGGCTAAAGGGATGGAAATGGATGATTTTATTAAGGAGATGGAAGCAATTGTCTATAGTGGGACTAAACTAAATATAGATTACTGGATTGATGAAATATTAGATGAAGATCAGCAAGAAGAGATTCATGAGTATTTCCTGGAAGCGGAAAATGATAAGATTGATGATGCATTGGATGAGTTTGACGGAGACTATGATGATGAAGAGCTTCGATTGTATCGTATTAAATTTATTAGTGAAGTCGCTAATTGA